The Longimicrobium terrae genome has a segment encoding these proteins:
- a CDS encoding DUF4388 domain-containing protein, protein MAIEGPLRELALTDVFQLLDLSRKTGTLSITPEDRRSRPALVRFERGAVTAAELGQAHERLGHLLLRAGKVTETQVEQARRAQQYAPGTPLGSILVDQGAVTADEVRRQLRFQIQEIVFELIQWKDGYFRFEEGPAPEPGSVPVRVSTESLLMEAARRVDEWSTLEKKIPHMGVIPVFVADSPDGPTLDLHPTEWEVLAEIDGTRTLKMIAASLGRGDFDVAKIVFGLVSTGVADILDETAEPAHAPLPGTMERPLRDALGEAELALADGAADRARRLLDDLARAHPDRPEVYTLLAEAHRRLGRWGEVILALGRASSLDPLAAGVHYQMGFAAARTGDLNRARDAWDTYLRLDDPGGAPRAARALRARDAVDALLAVMDEEGR, encoded by the coding sequence ATGGCCATTGAAGGACCGCTGCGCGAACTGGCGCTCACGGACGTCTTTCAGCTGCTGGACCTGTCGCGCAAGACGGGGACGCTGAGCATTACGCCCGAGGACCGGCGTTCGCGCCCCGCGCTCGTCCGCTTTGAGCGCGGCGCGGTGACGGCGGCGGAACTGGGGCAGGCGCACGAGCGGCTGGGCCACCTTCTGCTCCGCGCCGGCAAGGTGACGGAAACGCAGGTGGAGCAGGCGCGCCGGGCGCAGCAGTACGCGCCGGGAACGCCGCTGGGCAGCATCCTCGTGGACCAGGGCGCGGTGACGGCGGACGAGGTGCGGCGGCAGCTGCGCTTTCAGATCCAGGAAATCGTATTCGAGCTGATCCAGTGGAAGGACGGCTACTTCCGCTTTGAGGAAGGGCCCGCGCCGGAGCCGGGAAGCGTTCCCGTGCGCGTGAGCACCGAGTCGCTGCTGATGGAGGCGGCGCGGCGGGTGGACGAGTGGTCCACGCTGGAAAAGAAGATCCCGCACATGGGGGTGATTCCCGTCTTTGTGGCGGATTCGCCGGACGGGCCCACGCTGGACCTGCACCCCACCGAGTGGGAGGTGCTGGCGGAGATCGACGGCACGCGCACGCTCAAGATGATTGCCGCGTCGCTGGGGCGGGGCGACTTCGACGTGGCCAAGATCGTCTTCGGCCTGGTGTCCACCGGCGTCGCCGACATCTTGGACGAGACGGCGGAGCCCGCCCACGCGCCGCTGCCGGGCACGATGGAGCGCCCGCTGCGCGACGCGCTGGGCGAGGCGGAGCTGGCGCTGGCGGACGGCGCCGCGGACCGCGCGCGGCGGCTGCTGGACGACCTGGCCCGCGCGCATCCCGACCGTCCCGAGGTGTACACGCTCCTGGCCGAAGCGCACCGCCGGCTGGGGCGCTGGGGCGAGGTGATTCTGGCGCTGGGGCGCGCGTCGTCGCTGGACCCGCTGGCCGCCGGCGTGCATTACCAGATGGGGTTCGCCGCCGCGCGCACCGGCGACCTGAACCGCGCGCGCGACGCGTGGGACACCTACCTGCGGCTGGACGACCCCGGGGGCGCGCCGCGCGCCGCCCGCGCGCTGCGGGCCCGCGACGCCGTGGACGCGCTGCTGGCGGTGATGGACGAGGAGGGCCGGTGA
- a CDS encoding tetratricopeptide repeat protein gives MTDTSAPGAAVRPPHSERDLRILRGFAQRIDAADAGAHNNLGVLYFNKGMYEEAIGQFQRALAIDAKMQVAQRNLEIAYFNTGYYDRLISELRERLREDPTDADARRRLAQAYVHTGDVSGAVAELKRVLAQHPGDLSTLSALGQAEKAGGHYEAAMEWFEQARRLDPESAFLHFALGELYYNRGLNEEALRELTHAIELNPDLADAHYVLAFVHGDMGDMERAGASSRRATQLNPNYAKAQTNLSLDRYSSARYLELVGDRVQRPQVAAGEVLAHYNLGIAFRQKALYEEALREFSRALEAGEEPSLTRQAMAEVFLLQGRASQALDLYDRLLAEDERSPKLWNERGVCLHQSGDVATAETSYRRALEADPAYSLAWNNLGVVRLHRGDPDGAEASFTEAVRLRAGFVDAWCNRGLMYLRRSRHAAALDAFRAALRANPEAAGAWNGVGAVLMETRRYEEARNAFVRAVESDPDHAEARYNLSFVLSNLGDFEGALRETKRALELNPYYTTPRYKLAIDLQFEYAEVLAPELDAAERISGEERGIESFTFEEGALDSIFAELTPAPSAAPAPAAAADAFALADDYLSKGLLDRALAEIRRAAVGGADPVHAALMTARIFLRQGLDGEALERFDAATARLGEAAWTADHAAAYSGRARALLRMNRLTEAREAAETVRAHEPDHPETLQVLGETLLLQGDATEAVRVFGRACEIAPADPSLLRHLGRAALAAGRAGDAERALRRAVQLDPDFVAARVELARLLLAADRVEEAIAECHAALEVLPTYSEAAVLLANALRKAARPDEAVGTLVDLLAGDPYHLEALVLLGLALADGGRREDARRAFTRVLRLDRDRADAHFHLGGLAAGERRFREAIQHWSDAVNAAPDGPMAEAARENIATALDVARLFRSAPAGV, from the coding sequence GTGACGGACACCTCCGCCCCCGGCGCGGCGGTCCGCCCGCCCCACTCGGAGCGGGACCTCCGCATTCTGCGCGGCTTTGCGCAGCGCATCGACGCCGCGGACGCCGGCGCGCACAACAACCTCGGCGTCCTGTACTTCAACAAGGGGATGTACGAGGAGGCCATCGGCCAGTTCCAGCGCGCGCTGGCCATCGACGCCAAGATGCAGGTGGCCCAGCGCAACCTGGAGATCGCCTACTTCAACACCGGCTACTACGACCGGCTGATCAGCGAACTCCGCGAGCGGCTGCGCGAGGATCCCACGGATGCCGACGCGCGCCGCCGTCTTGCGCAGGCGTACGTGCACACCGGCGACGTCTCCGGCGCGGTGGCCGAGCTCAAGCGCGTGCTGGCGCAGCACCCGGGCGACCTCAGCACCCTGAGCGCGCTGGGGCAGGCGGAAAAGGCGGGCGGCCACTACGAGGCCGCCATGGAGTGGTTTGAGCAGGCCCGCCGCCTGGACCCGGAAAGCGCCTTCCTCCACTTCGCCCTGGGCGAACTCTATTACAACCGGGGTTTGAACGAAGAGGCGCTGCGCGAGCTGACGCACGCCATCGAACTCAACCCCGACCTGGCCGACGCCCACTACGTGCTCGCCTTTGTCCATGGCGACATGGGCGACATGGAGCGGGCCGGTGCCAGCTCCCGCCGCGCCACCCAGCTCAACCCCAACTACGCCAAGGCCCAGACCAACCTGTCGCTGGACCGCTACTCGTCCGCCCGCTACCTGGAGCTGGTGGGCGACCGCGTGCAGCGCCCGCAGGTGGCCGCGGGCGAGGTGCTGGCGCACTACAATCTGGGGATCGCCTTTCGTCAGAAGGCGCTGTACGAGGAGGCGCTGCGGGAGTTCAGCCGCGCGCTGGAGGCGGGGGAAGAGCCGTCGCTGACCCGCCAAGCGATGGCGGAGGTGTTTCTCCTCCAAGGGCGCGCGTCGCAGGCGCTGGATCTGTACGACCGGCTGCTGGCGGAAGACGAGCGCAGCCCCAAGCTGTGGAACGAGCGCGGCGTGTGCCTGCACCAGTCCGGCGATGTGGCCACGGCCGAGACGAGCTACCGCCGCGCGCTGGAGGCCGATCCGGCGTACTCGCTGGCGTGGAACAACCTGGGCGTCGTTCGGCTCCACCGCGGAGACCCGGACGGCGCCGAAGCGTCGTTCACCGAGGCGGTGCGGCTGCGCGCGGGTTTCGTGGACGCGTGGTGCAACCGGGGGTTGATGTACCTGCGCCGCAGCCGCCACGCCGCGGCGCTGGACGCATTCCGCGCCGCGCTGCGCGCCAATCCCGAGGCCGCGGGCGCATGGAACGGCGTGGGCGCGGTGCTGATGGAAACGCGCCGCTACGAGGAGGCGCGCAACGCCTTTGTCCGCGCGGTGGAGAGCGACCCGGACCACGCCGAAGCGCGCTACAACCTCAGCTTCGTCCTCAGCAACCTGGGCGACTTCGAGGGCGCGCTGCGGGAGACCAAGCGCGCGCTCGAGCTGAATCCGTACTACACCACGCCGCGCTACAAGCTGGCGATCGACCTGCAGTTCGAGTACGCCGAGGTGCTGGCTCCGGAACTGGACGCGGCCGAGCGCATCAGCGGCGAAGAGCGCGGCATCGAGAGCTTTACCTTCGAGGAAGGCGCCCTCGACAGCATCTTCGCCGAGCTGACGCCCGCTCCGTCCGCCGCGCCCGCGCCGGCCGCCGCGGCGGATGCCTTTGCGCTGGCGGACGATTATCTCAGCAAGGGGCTGCTGGACCGCGCGCTGGCGGAGATCCGCCGCGCGGCTGTCGGCGGCGCGGACCCCGTCCATGCCGCGCTGATGACCGCGCGCATCTTTCTGCGCCAGGGGCTGGACGGCGAGGCGCTGGAGCGGTTCGACGCCGCCACCGCGCGCCTGGGCGAGGCGGCGTGGACGGCGGACCACGCGGCCGCGTACAGCGGGCGTGCTCGCGCGCTGCTGCGCATGAACCGGCTGACGGAGGCGCGCGAGGCGGCGGAAACGGTGCGCGCCCACGAGCCGGACCATCCGGAAACGCTGCAGGTGCTGGGCGAAACGCTCCTGCTGCAGGGCGACGCGACCGAGGCCGTTCGCGTCTTTGGCCGGGCGTGCGAGATCGCCCCGGCGGATCCCTCTCTGCTGCGCCACCTGGGCCGCGCCGCGCTGGCCGCCGGACGGGCCGGGGACGCGGAGCGGGCGCTGCGCCGCGCCGTGCAGCTGGACCCGGACTTCGTGGCCGCGCGGGTGGAACTGGCCCGCCTCCTCCTTGCCGCGGACCGCGTGGAGGAGGCGATCGCCGAGTGCCACGCCGCGCTGGAGGTGCTGCCGACCTACTCCGAGGCGGCCGTCCTCCTCGCCAACGCGCTGCGCAAGGCGGCGCGCCCGGACGAGGCGGTGGGGACGCTTGTCGATCTGCTCGCGGGCGATCCGTATCACCTGGAGGCGCTGGTGCTGCTGGGCCTGGCGCTGGCGGACGGCGGCCGGCGCGAGGATGCGCGGCGCGCCTTCACCCGCGTGCTGCGGCTGGACCGCGACCGGGCGGACGCGCACTTTCACCTGGGCGGGCTGGCCGCGGGGGAGCGCCGGTTCCGCGAGGCCATCCAGCACTGGAGCGACGCCGTCAACGCCGCGCCGGACGGGCCCATGGCGGAGGCCGCGCGCGAGAACATCGCGACGGCGCTGGACGTGGCGCGGCTGTTCCGCTCCGCGCCGGCGGGAGTGTAG
- a CDS encoding chemotaxis protein CheC, with amino-acid sequence MTLDLRELGAVQLDGLREVSNMGAGHAATALSQMTNTRIMINVPRLQVVPLEEVPDAIGSPDEVVAAVLMHMLGDLTGRTLLIFPRNAAMRLAEMLLHRPVNSAHVFGELEQSAIKEAGNILSAAYMNAISDFMGLMLLPSVPSLVIDLCGAVMTTAYTNFGHERDLVFCIQTEFSMDETSSVAGQFLLLPDVESLQKILESIRLA; translated from the coding sequence ATGACGCTCGATCTGCGGGAACTGGGGGCGGTGCAGCTGGACGGGCTCCGCGAGGTGTCGAACATGGGTGCCGGCCACGCGGCCACGGCGCTCTCGCAGATGACCAACACCCGCATCATGATCAACGTCCCCCGCCTCCAGGTGGTTCCGCTGGAGGAGGTGCCGGACGCCATCGGCAGCCCCGACGAGGTGGTGGCCGCCGTGCTGATGCACATGCTGGGCGACCTTACCGGCCGCACGCTGCTCATCTTTCCGCGCAACGCGGCCATGCGGCTGGCGGAGATGCTGCTGCATCGCCCCGTCAACAGCGCGCACGTGTTCGGCGAATTGGAGCAGAGCGCCATCAAGGAGGCGGGCAACATTCTCAGCGCCGCCTACATGAACGCCATCAGCGACTTCATGGGGCTCATGCTGCTGCCCAGCGTGCCGTCCCTGGTGATCGACCTGTGCGGCGCGGTGATGACGACGGCGTACACCAACTTCGGCCACGAGCGCGACCTGGTGTTCTGCATTCAGACCGAGTTCAGCATGGACGAAACGTCGAGCGTGGCGGGGCAGTTTCTTCTGCTGCCGGACGTGGAGTCGCTGCAGAAGATTCTCGAGAGCATCCGTCTGGCCTGA
- a CDS encoding chemotaxis protein CheA, which translates to MELSQYAELFLSESREHVSAINHLLLALEADPRAREPVEGLFRGVHTIKGMSATMGYRAVADIAHEMENLLDRVRLGRAVPDSAMVDVLFAATDALERSIEHAVEDGEDDGAVLPVVARLRELAGESAAPAEAAPSATPDAGLSAAPAGTLRVRFTVDPASALPAVRAFMAVRAARGLGEVTELDPSEAAMQEADFNGTVRFLLRGEAADAEVEAAIRSAGEIRDVELRRAAPEPAAAVHPLDEADHAALDDVLHAEAAGGADDRAGAAGRARNIRVDLRRLDALVNGVGELVIVRDRMRRLAGGATPELAEAIDQAARLIGELQDEIMQARMAPVMQVFDRFPRLVRDAARSLGKRVDFVIEGKEIELDRSMLDEIGDPVVHLLRNSLDHGIESPADRRAVGKPETGTLRLSAARERSRIVIRVEDDGRGIQRERVLAKAVSRGLVTAEEARGMSSEDVDRLIIRPGFSTAETVTDVSGRGVGLDVVATRVRALGGMLEIESAPGQGTSMTLQLPATLAIVRALLVRQSGETYALPLTHVGETVHLLAEEVGAVKGRTVAFLRDEVIPLHSLRTLLRTGGERPEGKRPAVILEVGEQRVGLEVDQLVGQQEIVVKAFDATADTLRLFSGATILSDGRPALILDAGSLLGAAAHAA; encoded by the coding sequence ATGGAACTCTCCCAGTACGCCGAGCTCTTTCTGAGCGAATCGCGCGAGCACGTCAGCGCGATCAACCACCTGCTGCTCGCGCTGGAGGCCGATCCGCGCGCCCGCGAGCCGGTGGAAGGGCTGTTCCGGGGGGTGCACACCATCAAGGGGATGTCGGCCACCATGGGCTACCGCGCCGTCGCGGATATCGCCCATGAGATGGAAAACCTGCTGGACCGCGTGCGCCTGGGCCGGGCCGTTCCCGATTCGGCCATGGTGGACGTGCTCTTTGCGGCCACCGACGCGCTGGAGCGCAGCATCGAGCACGCGGTGGAAGACGGCGAGGACGACGGCGCCGTCCTTCCCGTGGTGGCCCGCCTGCGCGAACTGGCGGGCGAATCCGCCGCCCCGGCGGAGGCCGCGCCTTCCGCCACCCCGGACGCCGGGCTTTCCGCCGCGCCCGCGGGCACGCTGCGGGTCCGCTTCACCGTCGACCCCGCCTCCGCGCTCCCCGCCGTGCGCGCCTTCATGGCCGTGCGCGCCGCGCGCGGGCTGGGCGAGGTCACGGAGCTGGACCCTTCCGAGGCCGCCATGCAGGAGGCGGACTTCAACGGCACCGTGCGCTTTCTGCTCCGCGGAGAGGCGGCGGACGCCGAGGTGGAGGCCGCCATCCGCTCCGCGGGCGAAATCCGCGACGTGGAGCTGCGCCGGGCCGCGCCGGAGCCCGCCGCCGCCGTCCATCCGCTGGACGAGGCGGACCATGCGGCGCTCGACGACGTGCTGCACGCCGAGGCGGCCGGGGGCGCGGACGACCGCGCCGGGGCCGCCGGGCGCGCGCGGAACATCCGCGTGGATCTGCGCCGGCTGGACGCGCTGGTCAACGGCGTGGGCGAGCTGGTGATCGTGCGCGACCGCATGCGGCGGCTGGCCGGGGGCGCCACGCCGGAGCTGGCGGAGGCCATCGACCAGGCCGCGCGGCTCATCGGCGAGCTGCAGGACGAGATCATGCAGGCGCGCATGGCGCCGGTGATGCAGGTGTTTGACCGCTTTCCCCGGCTGGTGCGCGACGCCGCACGGTCGCTGGGCAAGCGGGTGGACTTCGTGATCGAAGGCAAGGAGATCGAGCTCGACCGCTCCATGCTGGACGAGATCGGCGACCCCGTCGTCCACCTGCTGCGCAACTCGCTGGACCACGGCATCGAGTCCCCCGCGGACCGCCGCGCCGTGGGCAAGCCGGAAACGGGAACGCTGCGCCTGTCCGCCGCGCGCGAACGCAGCCGCATCGTCATCCGCGTCGAAGACGACGGGCGCGGAATTCAGCGCGAGCGCGTGCTGGCCAAGGCGGTGTCGCGCGGCCTCGTCACCGCGGAGGAGGCGCGGGGGATGAGCAGCGAGGACGTGGACCGCCTCATCATCCGCCCCGGCTTCAGCACGGCGGAGACGGTGACGGACGTGAGCGGGCGCGGCGTGGGGCTGGACGTGGTGGCCACGCGCGTCCGCGCCCTGGGCGGCATGCTGGAGATTGAAAGCGCGCCGGGGCAGGGCACGTCCATGACGCTGCAGCTTCCCGCCACGCTGGCCATCGTCCGCGCCCTCCTGGTGCGCCAGTCCGGCGAAACGTACGCGCTGCCGCTGACGCACGTGGGCGAAACGGTGCACCTGCTGGCGGAAGAAGTGGGCGCCGTGAAGGGGCGCACCGTCGCCTTTCTGCGCGACGAGGTGATTCCGCTGCACTCGCTGCGCACGCTCCTCCGCACGGGCGGCGAACGGCCGGAGGGAAAGCGGCCGGCGGTGATCCTGGAAGTGGGCGAGCAGCGGGTGGGGCTCGAGGTAGACCAGTTGGTGGGGCAGCAGGAGATCGTCGTCAAGGCGTTTGACGCCACGGCGGACACGCTGCGCCTGTTCAGCGGCGCCACCATTCTTTCCGACGGCCGGCCGGCGCTGATTCTGGACGCCGGCTCCCTGCTCGGCGCGGCCGCGCACGCGGCCTGA
- a CDS encoding response regulator — protein sequence MSQTVLICDDAIFMRTMIGDILSQAGFQIVGEAETGVQAVDKYRALQPDLVTMDIVMPDMGGIDAVREIMKDDPSAKILMCSAMGQQALVIEAIQAGAKDFVVKPFQPSRVLEAVQRVLG from the coding sequence ATGAGCCAGACCGTGCTGATCTGCGACGACGCCATCTTCATGCGCACGATGATCGGCGACATCCTCTCCCAGGCGGGTTTCCAGATCGTGGGAGAGGCCGAGACCGGCGTCCAGGCGGTCGACAAGTACCGTGCGCTGCAGCCCGACCTCGTGACGATGGACATCGTGATGCCCGACATGGGCGGCATCGACGCCGTGCGCGAGATCATGAAGGACGACCCGTCCGCCAAGATCCTCATGTGCAGCGCCATGGGGCAGCAGGCACTGGTCATCGAGGCGATTCAGGCCGGCGCCAAGGACTTCGTCGTCAAGCCGTTTCAGCCCTCGCGCGTGCTCGAAGCCGTTCAGCGCGTTCTGGGCTGA
- a CDS encoding chemotaxis protein CheW translates to MLPAHTHETAAGDTEVVALERMALLSVGEHRFAVAIERIREIIPARAYTPLPGSGAHVCGLINLRGRIVTVVDLGARLHLPPAAANPDHSIVIVDHRGRLAGLAVDDVSRIVDVDPAALADAADALRAVRIDRAYLRGVGETGGQVFVAIDPDEVISPILAA, encoded by the coding sequence ATGCTTCCAGCCCATACGCACGAAACCGCGGCCGGAGACACGGAAGTCGTGGCGCTGGAACGGATGGCGCTGCTGAGCGTCGGCGAGCACCGCTTTGCGGTGGCCATCGAACGCATCCGCGAGATCATCCCCGCCCGTGCCTATACGCCGCTTCCCGGAAGCGGCGCGCACGTGTGCGGGCTCATCAATCTGCGCGGGCGCATCGTCACGGTCGTGGACCTGGGCGCGCGCCTGCACCTGCCGCCCGCCGCGGCCAACCCGGACCACAGCATCGTCATCGTGGACCACCGGGGCAGGCTCGCCGGACTGGCGGTGGACGACGTGTCCCGGATCGTCGATGTAGACCCGGCGGCGCTGGCCGACGCGGCGGATGCGCTGCGGGCCGTACGCATCGACCGGGCGTACCTGCGCGGGGTGGGAGAAACCGGCGGCCAGGTGTTCGTGGCCATCGACCCCGACGAGGTCATTTCTCCCATTCTTGCGGCCTGA
- a CDS encoding RluA family pseudouridine synthase, whose translation MPRPEDDEVTEFIAGDEAGDRLDAWLAARLGLSRSRVEKLIEEGRVLLNGAPPRKRDRPVPGDRVQVRVPPPAASPMGAEDIPLSIAYQDDDLLVIDKPPGLVVHPAPGNADGTLVNALLHAVRDLSGIGGVLRPGIVHRLDRDTSGLMVVAKTDDAHQALSDELRARRVKRLYLAAAWGHLPEDAMLVDAPIGRHPHERTRMAVVPDGRVARTRFTRVERWRAADLVRAELETGRTHQIRVHLRHIGHPVVGDRTYGPERQRGITGADRIWAAGLTKRVPRQFLHATELRFTHPRTGEPMTFHSPLPPDLALAAEWARK comes from the coding sequence TTGCCGCGACCTGAGGACGACGAAGTAACCGAGTTCATCGCCGGCGACGAGGCGGGCGACCGGCTGGACGCTTGGCTGGCGGCCCGACTGGGCCTTTCGCGCAGCCGCGTGGAAAAGCTGATCGAGGAGGGCCGCGTGCTGCTGAACGGCGCGCCTCCCCGCAAGCGCGACCGCCCCGTGCCGGGCGACCGCGTGCAGGTGCGCGTTCCGCCGCCCGCCGCGTCGCCGATGGGCGCGGAAGACATTCCGCTCTCCATCGCCTATCAGGACGACGACCTGCTGGTCATCGACAAGCCGCCCGGGCTGGTGGTCCACCCCGCGCCGGGGAACGCGGACGGCACGCTGGTGAACGCGCTCCTTCACGCCGTGCGCGACCTGTCGGGAATCGGCGGGGTGCTGCGGCCGGGGATCGTCCATCGTCTGGACCGCGACACGTCGGGGCTGATGGTGGTCGCCAAGACGGACGACGCGCACCAGGCCCTTTCCGACGAACTGCGCGCGCGCCGGGTGAAGCGGTTGTACCTGGCCGCGGCGTGGGGGCACCTGCCGGAAGACGCCATGCTGGTGGATGCGCCCATCGGCCGGCACCCGCACGAGCGGACGCGGATGGCCGTGGTCCCTGACGGCCGCGTGGCGCGGACCCGCTTCACGCGGGTGGAGCGGTGGCGCGCGGCGGACCTCGTTCGCGCGGAGCTGGAAACGGGGCGCACGCACCAGATCCGCGTGCACCTGCGCCACATCGGCCACCCCGTCGTCGGGGACCGCACGTACGGACCGGAGCGGCAGCGGGGCATCACCGGCGCCGACCGCATCTGGGCGGCGGGATTGACGAAGCGCGTGCCGCGCCAGTTTCTGCACGCGACCGAGCTTCGCTTCACGCATCCGCGCACGGGCGAGCCCATGACGTTCCACTCGCCGCTGCCGCCGGATCTGGCTCTGGCGGCGGAGTGGGCGCGGAAATAG
- the lspA gene encoding signal peptidase II: MAEPITAGTPADEARRKTTLYLTLVVAWILLDQATKVLVQSKLRLYSPVPVLGDFFRLTYIYNPGAAFGLHLGGWSRIAFSILPVLASVALYRMYQQSAWSDRLRMIAIPLVTGGAIGNLIDRIRSSRGVVDFLDFGLAGHRWPVFNVADIGVTVGALLLAVSLWREEQKLEAEGDVAAT, from the coding sequence ATGGCAGAACCGATCACCGCCGGCACTCCGGCGGACGAGGCGCGCAGGAAGACGACGCTGTACCTGACGCTGGTGGTGGCCTGGATCCTTCTGGACCAGGCCACCAAGGTGCTGGTGCAGAGCAAGCTGCGGCTGTACAGCCCGGTGCCCGTGCTGGGCGACTTCTTTCGCTTGACGTACATCTACAACCCCGGCGCGGCCTTCGGGCTGCACCTGGGCGGATGGTCGCGCATTGCCTTCAGCATTCTGCCCGTGCTGGCGTCGGTGGCGCTGTACCGCATGTACCAGCAGTCCGCGTGGAGCGACCGACTGCGGATGATCGCCATTCCGCTGGTGACCGGCGGGGCGATCGGCAACCTGATCGACCGCATCCGCTCGTCGCGCGGGGTGGTGGACTTTCTGGACTTCGGCCTGGCGGGGCACCGCTGGCCGGTGTTCAACGTGGCCGACATCGGGGTGACGGTGGGCGCGCTGCTGCTGGCCGTGTCGCTGTGGCGCGAAGAGCAGAAACTGGAAGCAGAAGGCGACGTTGCCGCGACCTGA